The genomic stretch TTGACGTGTAAAAAGAAAGATTTCCTGCATTTTGACAGGCTTAATAAATCGAATAATCCAACGAGTACGTATATAGTTTATAAAAATATCCTGACGTTGTAATTCTAAGCGTAATTGGGTTTTGCTTCGGAAATATTCTTTACCCTCATATGACTTGTTGGTGGTGGTTAGTCCTTTCCAGATCAAAACTTTAACAATACTTAACATACATTACTTAGTCTTTTATTACGCGTTTCATTTCTAATAAACTTATTTCACCTTGTTTAAGTTTTTCTAAGGCCGATAAATACAAAGTTTGCATCCCTTGTTTTTTTGCAAATTGATTGATTTCTAACGCGCTATTCTTCTTTAAAATTATTTTTTTTATATCATTGGTAAGTGTTAATATTTCAAAAATTCCAGTACGACCTTTATAACCTTCGGTACATTGTGAACATCCCTTTGCAGCAAAAATTTTAATATCGGGTAAAAAATTCAACTTTAACAAAATTTTTTCGGGTAATTGCTCTTCAATTTTACAATGTACACATAATCGTCTAACTAAACGCTGTGCAATAATTAACTGTACAGAAGCTGCAATATTATAAGTAGGAATATTCATATTCTCCAAGCGGATCAAACTGTCCGCAGCACTATTGGTATGTAACGTTGATAAAACCAGATGGCCTGTTTGAGCAGCCTTTATTCCTATTTCCGCGGTTTCCTGATCCCTCATTTCTCCTACCATAATAATGTCTGGATTCTGACGTAAAAAAGCCCTTAACACACAAGCAAAATTTAAGCCTACGGCAGGATTTACGTTAACCTGATTAATTCCTGATAAAATAATTTCTATAGGGTTTTCTACAGTAGAAATATTGACGGTAGTTTTTTTTAAAAAACTTAAAGCTGTATACAGAGTGATAGTTTTTCCACTTCCGGTGGGTCCTGTGACTAAAATCATCCCATGAGGACTTGTTAAAGCTTTGATAAATTCCCTTTCTTGTGCGTTGTTCATTCCCAATTTATCTATTTCTAGCATCATTTTGTTACTATCCAAAATTCTAATCACTAATTTTTCGCCATGAATAGTTGGGCAGGTACTCAATCTACAATCTACATTTCGACCATCAATATCCTTTAATTGGAAACGACCATCTTGTGGAATTCTTCGCTCAGCAATATCTAATTGCGACATGATTTTTAAGCGAGTGATAATCCTTGAAATTAAATGCTTAGGCAGAATAACCATCGAATACAATAACCCATCAATCCTAAATCGTACTTGTAGTTCATTTTGAAAAGGTTCTATATGAACATCAGATGCATTATGTGTAATAGCATCAATCAAGAGCTCATTGACATAGTTGATAATTGTTAAATCGTCATTGCTGAAGTTATTTAATACTGTATCTAGATTATTGACGTCTTTTGGCTGCGCTACTTGGTGACGACTTAAATTTCCCACACTATTAATGCCTTGTTTTATTAAACGCGTGTCTTTTATTTTTTTTAACAGCTCTACCAATTGTTTTTCTTCTGCAAGCTTATATTCCAACATTAAGCCAGTAGAAAATCGAATATCGTCGAAAACCTGTTGCTGCGTGGGGTCAACTAAAGCTAACGTCAAATTTTTTTTATCTTGCGATAAAGGTAATATTTTGTATTTTAGTAGTAACTTTTTATCCAATATACTGCTAGGTATTTGCATTAAATCAATAGTATCTAAATCAATGTAGCTTAGATAAAATTCAGCAGCTAAAAGCTGGGCTAAATAAGAAGAATCTATCTTTTTTGTTTGGATTAAATAAGTTATAAAAGAAATTTGCTGTTGTTTAGCATACGCTATCATTTCATCAACAAATTCTTTTTTTAATCCGCAATTTAGTATTAAATGTCTTAAAAATTTATTAATGGAAAATCTTTCCATTTTATTATATCCCTGAATTCGACCTTACCCAGTATACCGCAAATTACTAGCAAATGTATTGACACATTATTTTTTTAATGTTTATATAGATATTGCTGAGTTTATGAACACCTTGCTGGTAGAAGTTCTTGGGGTTAAGAATAGAAATAGTTAAAAACAATAATAATTTCTATTTTTGGAACTTACTTATTTTCTTATAGGTGATGCTTAGAAATAAATTAAATGCAGAGTTTATATTATTGCTTTGATATATTCTTTTAAGCTTTATACTGTTGGAACGTTTGGAAATCCAGCAAGGTTTTTTAAGACATCAGGATCTAATACCTATGGGCACGTTGAACCAATCTATTATTCATCTTTGGCATACTAGTCTTGAAGTCCATGCAAAAAAATATGAAATCTTTAAAAACTGGCTTTCCCCTGAGGAAAAAATACGTGCTGAAAAGTTAGCTCTCCCTTATCGACTAGGCTTTATTGTTTCAAGAGCTGTCTTACGTGATTTATTGGCTTATTATTCTGAACAAGATCCACAGAAACTGAAATTAACGTATTCAGTTTCTGGTAAGCCTTTATTGATAAATCCTGAGCAATGCATAGAGTTTAATCTCTCACATTCAAAAAATATCTTAGTTTATGCTTTTACTATCGACACACCGGTAGGTATTGATATTGAATATATAAACCACAGAATACATCTCGATAAAATTGCCTATCGTTTCCTTCCCGCAGATGAATATGATCAATTGCAATCACTGCAGGGTATAAAGAAATTAGAAGCATTTTTTAATGCTTGGGTAAGAAATGAAGCTTTAGTAAAAGCAATGGGGGATAGTTTGCAGACTCATCCCTATTCTCGATACAAACTTTCCTTAGATTCTAAATTAAGTATTTTAGAATCCAAAAAAAAAGAAATGAATCCTCATTATGCTATTTCAAACTTATCCCTTTACCCTGATTTTGCAACTGCTATTGCTGTAAAAGGAAACGAAAAACCCATCGTTATTAAAAAATACACTAAAAGCATGTTTAGATTAAATAACTAAAAATATTGAACAAAAATAATCTACTATTTATCAAAACTCCATCAGCATAAAGCGCACTACTCCACATGTCGTATCATCAGCTTGCATTTCTGTCAAAGGATAATGCTGGTTTAGCGCTTTCAGGTAACGACGATTTCCATCTATAACTAATTGTCTAAAAAGTAGCGTACTTCCGGGATCTTGCTTTATTTTAGCTAAAATAAAAGCAGCATTATGTGCTACGCAATCAGTATCTAATACAATAATACAGTTTTTAGGAAAACTTGGCCCTTGTGCGGTTTCCATGCAATCATTCTCTACACGCAATGCAAAAGCATCCGAACTAAGTGGAATATTAGTGCTTAAATACTTAGAATAAGTTTTTGGTGAAATTTTTATGAATTGCAGAAAACGTTCTTTCGCCTCTTGAGGTGTCAATAAGGGAACTTGATAATAAGGCTGACTATTCTCATACTGGTAAGCGCCTTCAGACTCTTCAGCAGCATGTTCATGATCCAGCCATCCATGAGGTTTATTAAAAACCTTCTCGATATGGCTAGCCAATCGATCGCCAATATTTTTAATCGGGCTATTGCCTATTAAATGACTAATCTGGCTTTGCGAGCGATCCAAATACTCAGATAAATCGGTGATCCCGCCTACTGAGCGTGCTAATTTCCGTAAATTTTTCCGTCTAATGTCTTTTATATTCATGCCATAGCTTTATTAAAGTTTTATTGTTATGACCCATAGAGTAAACTTATACTTTGTTTAAAGTCCTATAAATGTCAAAAAAAGTAATATATATGATAATACATATTACCTTTTTAGATAAGTAGCGGCATAATTATTTTAATTCAACAACGAAATTCCCTAGTTTTTTCTTAACTTTAATCTTTTTTAGCGATATATAATTTGGTAAACCCTTTTGATACAGAGGATAAGATTCACCCTGAATTAATGGCAGCAAATAGTCGCGACAACGCTGAGTAATATGGAAACCATCCTTGCTGATGTAAGAACGGGGTAGTTTTTTTTCCTGATTTGCTACTGCAGCTAATTTTGCCTCACCAATCGTCCATTGATAACGCTTGCTTGCTGCTCTCACGATAGTAGGCATTACCGCATTTTTGCCTTTAAGAGCAAATTCAACGGCCGCTTTGCCTAAGGCGTAAGCCTGTTTAACATCAACTTCAGCAGCGATATGACGTGCAGAACGTTGTAAATAATCAGGTAATGCCCAATGATATTTATATCCTAATTTAGCTTTAACTAATTGCGCAATAACCGGAGCCGCGCCACCTAATTGCTTATGTCCAAATGCATCGATAGTACCCGCTTCAGCTAAAAATTGTAGTTTGCTATCCCTAATCCCTTCCGCCAAAACAATAACGCAATAACCAAATTTTTTTACGGTTTTATCTACTTGCTGCAAAAATAAAGTCTCATCAAAGCTTATTTCAGGAAATAAGATGATATGTGGCGCATCTCCCTTTTTTTGCATTGCCAATCCACTTGCTGCCGCAATCCAACCGGTATGTCGACCCATTACTTCCATGATGAACACTTTAGTCGATGTTGCACACATCGAGGCAACATCTAAACCTGCTTCTAAAGTAGAAATAGCGACATACTTCGCAACTGAACCAAAACCAGGGCAGTTATCGGTGATAGGAAGATCATTATCGACGGTTTTTGGAATACCAATACAGATTAATGGGTAATCTAGTTTTTGACTAAGCAAATAAATTTTATGTGCGGTATCTTGTGAGTCCCCACCCCCATTATAAAAAAAATAACCGATGTCATGGGCTTTAAACACCTCTATCAAACGAGCATATTGCGCATGATTTTCCTCTAGGCTTTTTAATTTATAGCGACAAGAGCCAAATGCTCCTCCGGGCGTATAACGTAGTCCAGCAATTGCTTTGCTGCTTTCTTTACTTGTATCAATTAAATCCTCAGTCAAAGCACCTATAATTCCATTACAGCCAGCATAAACCTTACCGATTTTGTTTTTATATTGCCTTGCGGTTTCAATCACACCGCAGGCGGTTGAATTAATAACTGCCGTAACGCCGCCTGATTGAGCATAAAACACATTTTTCTTTGACATCCCGCGTATTCTCCAGGTAACTTAAAGTTAAATATACTCACCGCAATCGGATTTTTGGCAAGGCGCCGCGAAAACGAAGCAACCGGAGTGTATTAACATACATGAGGATTGCGAGTTGAGCGGCAACACAGACAAAAATTCAAGTGCGAAGAGTATAATATACTTGAAACATTCACACTTTTTCTAGGCTAATATGCGACTTCATATTTTAGGTATCTGCGGTACATTCATGGCAGGCATTGCTTTAATAGCCAAGCAAAAAAATTTAGATGTGAGCGGCTCTGACGCAAATATCTATCCCCCAATGAGTATTCATTTGGCCGAACATAAAATTCCGGTTTTTGAAGGCTATAATGAAAAGAATCTATTACCTCATCCTGATTTAGTAATCATGGGAAATGCCATGACACGTGGAAATCCATGTGTTGAATATGTTTTAAATCGAAATATCCCTTATATTTCGGGACCACAATGGCTAGCCGAAAATGTTTTAAGTAAATACCACGTTTTAGCGGTTTCAGGAACGCATGGTAAAACCACGGTATCCAGTCTATTAAGCTGGATATTAGAATATGCTGGCTTAAATCCTGGATTCTTAATAGGGGGTATTTCTAAAAATTTCGGTAGTTCTGCTCGTTTAGGAAAAGAAGATTTTTTTGTCATTGAAGCGGATGAATACGATACGGCATTTTTTGATAAGCGCTCTAAATTTATTCACTACCATCCTAAAACCTTGATTTTAAATAATCTTGAATTTGATCATGCAGACATTTTTCCCAACTTAGATGCAGTTAAAACTCAATTTTCATATTTATTACGAACGGTGCCTAGCCAGGGATTAATTATTTGCCCAAAAACCGATAGAAATTTACAAAGTGTCATATCACGTGGTTGTTGGACACCGATTGAGTACACAGGAAATGAAGAAAATAAAAATATAACTTGGCGAACCGAATTATTAAAAGCAGATGCCAGTCAATTTACTGTCTATCATAAAAACAAAAAACAAGGCGAAGTAGATTGGTTGTTAATCGGGGATCATAACGCAGCAAATGCTGTTATTGCCATAGCGGCTGCACATCATATCGGTGTTAACCCAAAAAATGCAATTGCTGCACTGAATCAATTTCAAGGAGTCAAACGCCGCTTAGAAATCTATAAACAAGTCAATGGCATAACACTTTACGATGATTTTGCCCATCATCCTACCGCCATTGCCGCAACGCTTGCCGGGTTACGTAAAAAAATTGGAAATAAACGCATTTTAGTTATTTTAGAATCTGGTACACATACTATGCGGTCTGGAATACATCGAGAAACTTTAGGCCCTTCTTTACAAAATGCAAACAAGGTATGGTTAATGCGGCCAAAGCAAGATTGGGGTATTGAACGCTTAATTGAAACAACATCAATTCCGATTGTTATTTGCGACTCCGTAGCGGATATCGTCCAAAAAGTAGTTAAAGAAGCCCAAACTTCCGATCATATCGTGATTATGAGTAACAGCGCTTTTGATAAGCTACATGAAAAATTGGCTCAGGCCTTAGATACATGAATAACTCTGCCACTCACTATCTCAAATCTGCCTTAGCATTGGCAGAGATACGCCAGGGCTTTTGCGCACCAAACCCCTGCGTGGGTGCTGTATTAGTTAAAAATGCACAGGTTATCGCCACGGGTTATCACCAGAAAAGTGGTTTAGCTCATGCCGAAGTGGATGCCATTAGTAAAGTTGATCCTTCTCTTATCCAAGGCGCCACATTGTATGTGACTTTACAACCTTGTTGTCATACCGCCAAAAAAACTCCTCCGTGCACTGATCTGATTAAAAAAAGCGGCATCGTTAAGGTCATTTATGCTTTTCGAGATCCCAACCCTGCTGTAAACAGTCATACTGATAAAATACTACAGCAGTCAGGAATTGAATGTATCCAACATCCTCTACCTGCTATCGATAATTTTTATGCGAGTTATAGCTACTGGTGGAAACATAAAAGACCCTTTACTACCGCAAAATTAGCCATGAGTTTAGATGGAAAAATTGCCGGTAAAAATGGAAAACGTATTCGATTGACAGGCAATGAAGCTCAGCAATTTACACATCAACAACGTAAACAAAGTGACGCCATTTTAACGACGGCGAAAACAATTTGTTTGGACAATCCGTTATTAAATTGTCGTTTAGATGATGGGACATATAAAAAACCGCTTTATATTTTAGATACCCATCTCAGCATACCGATTTCAGCAAAAATTTTTAATTCTGTAGAATCCATTACTATTTTCCATGATGCCGATTTAAGTAATCGACAAAAACTACAACAACATGATATCCGTTTCATTCCCATAAAAAGTGATAAAAAAGGTCTTGATTTACTGGCAATACTGAAGCAAATTGGACAAGATGGAAAAATTAATTTGTGGATAGAGGCCGGGGGTGTTAGTTTTCAAGCTTTCATTAAAAGCGGCTTATTACAACGTGCGTTTATTTATGTGGCGCCCGTATGGCTAGGAGAAAGTGCCCAACTAGCCTTTACTTCTCCGAACCCCTTAAAAGGGGCAATGCCGATTAATACCACTCATTTAGGTAGAGATACATGTTTTGAGTTTAAATGGAGGGAACAATAGGCGTATAATACTGTCCCAAATCAGCAATAACAAAACAGATGATAAAAACCTCTACATTCCCGAATATCGACCGCGCTTTGGAAGACCTACGCCTAGGTAAAATGATCGTTTTATTCGATCATGAAAACCGAGAAAATGAAGGTGACTTAGTCCTTGCTGCTGATAGAGTGACGCCCGAAGCTATTAATTTCATGGCCCAATATGGGCGTGGATTAATCTGCTTAGCCTTAGCTGAAGAAGATATTAAGCGCTTGCAAATCCCTATGATGGTGGAACACTCTACCAACCCTTTTAACACTGCCTTTACTGCGTCTATCGAGGCTGCAGCAGGGGTCACGACCGGCATCTCAGCCGCAGACCGTGCCCGTACCATTCAAGTAGCTATCAACCCCGAAAGCGGCCCTAGGGATATCGTCATGCCAGGCCACATTTTTCCTTTACGTGCCCGAAAAGGCGGTATTTTAGAACGCATGGGACAAACAGAAGGTAGTACCGATTTAACCCGTTTAGCCGGCTTAAAATCTGCGGCGGTTATCTGTGAAATCATGAACCCAGATGGAAGTATGGCAAGATTTCCTGACTTAGAAAAATTCGCCAAGCAACATCAACTCGCTTTATTATCGATACGCGATTTAATCCAATACCGTCTACAAACTGAAACTTTGGTCAAGGAAATCGCCTCTATTGGCTTACCTACCGAAGATTATGGTGATTTAACAGTTAAATTGTTTGAAAGCTGCCTGGACAAGCATCATCATTTAGCACTCATTAAAGAAAAACCAGCAGCGTCCAATCAACCCACCTTAGTACGTATCCATTCAGAATGCTTTACTGGCGATCTCTTTGGCTCTGCCCGTTGTGATTGCGGTTGGCAATTACATGAATCTTTAGCACAAATTAGTCAACAAGGGGGTATATTACTTTATTTACGCCAAGAGGGTCGGGGTATTGGTTTATTGAATAAACTTAAAGCTTATGCCTTACAAGATCAGGGCCTTGATACTGTCGAAGCGAATCAAAAATTGGGTTTTGGCAGTGATGATCGAAATTATTGGATAGGCGCGCAAATGCTACAAAACCTAAAAATATTACAGGTAAAATTACTAACCAATAATCCACAAAAAATTATCGATTTAGAGCAATATGGAATAGAAGTTGTGGAGCGCATTCCTTTAATTGCGCAGCCTAATTCGACAAATCATACCTATTTAAAAACTAAACAAACCAAGCTCGGACATCTACTCAATTTATAAAAAAGGAACATCTTATGCAAAAAATAAAAGAAATCATTGCTAAACCCTTACATTTCAATCAACCGACTGATGAATTTAATATTGCTATCGTAGTCAGTCGCTTCAATCAAAGTATCACCGAAGAATTACTTAATGGTGCCTTACAACGATTAAAAGAATTAAATTTTCCCGAACAATGCATCACTATTGTCAGAGTTCCTGGGGCGATAGAAATCGGTCTTGCAGCTCAGCAAATAGCAATTTCCGATGAAAACTGTTTAGCTATCATCTGTTTAGGTGCTGTTATTCGTGGCGAGACCGATCATTATGATTATGTTTGCCAACAGGTGAGTTATGCTTGCCAAAAAGTTGCTTTGCAAGAATCTATACCTGTTATTTTTGGAGTTCTAACTACTGATAGTGAAGAACAAGCGTTAGCACGTATAGATGGAAAGCGTTGTCACAAAGGCCGCGATGCAATAGACACAGCAATGGAAATGATCTCGGTACTAGAACAAATCGAAGCAGAATAAATTTACTCTTCGCACTTGAATTTTTGTCTGTGTTGCCGCTCAATTCGCAATCCTCATGTATGACATACACTCCGGTTGCTTCA from Rickettsiella endosymbiont of Miltochrista miniata encodes the following:
- a CDS encoding GspE/PulE family protein, with protein sequence MERFSINKFLRHLILNCGLKKEFVDEMIAYAKQQQISFITYLIQTKKIDSSYLAQLLAAEFYLSYIDLDTIDLMQIPSSILDKKLLLKYKILPLSQDKKNLTLALVDPTQQQVFDDIRFSTGLMLEYKLAEEKQLVELLKKIKDTRLIKQGINSVGNLSRHQVAQPKDVNNLDTVLNNFSNDDLTIINYVNELLIDAITHNASDVHIEPFQNELQVRFRIDGLLYSMVILPKHLISRIITRLKIMSQLDIAERRIPQDGRFQLKDIDGRNVDCRLSTCPTIHGEKLVIRILDSNKMMLEIDKLGMNNAQEREFIKALTSPHGMILVTGPTGSGKTITLYTALSFLKKTTVNISTVENPIEIILSGINQVNVNPAVGLNFACVLRAFLRQNPDIIMVGEMRDQETAEIGIKAAQTGHLVLSTLHTNSAADSLIRLENMNIPTYNIAASVQLIIAQRLVRRLCVHCKIEEQLPEKILLKLNFLPDIKIFAAKGCSQCTEGYKGRTGIFEILTLTNDIKKIILKKNSALEINQFAKKQGMQTLYLSALEKLKQGEISLLEMKRVIKD
- a CDS encoding 4'-phosphopantetheinyl transferase family protein codes for the protein MEIQQGFLRHQDLIPMGTLNQSIIHLWHTSLEVHAKKYEIFKNWLSPEEKIRAEKLALPYRLGFIVSRAVLRDLLAYYSEQDPQKLKLTYSVSGKPLLINPEQCIEFNLSHSKNILVYAFTIDTPVGIDIEYINHRIHLDKIAYRFLPADEYDQLQSLQGIKKLEAFFNAWVRNEALVKAMGDSLQTHPYSRYKLSLDSKLSILESKKKEMNPHYAISNLSLYPDFATAIAVKGNEKPIVIKKYTKSMFRLNN
- a CDS encoding S24 family peptidase; this translates as MNIKDIRRKNLRKLARSVGGITDLSEYLDRSQSQISHLIGNSPIKNIGDRLASHIEKVFNKPHGWLDHEHAAEESEGAYQYENSQPYYQVPLLTPQEAKERFLQFIKISPKTYSKYLSTNIPLSSDAFALRVENDCMETAQGPSFPKNCIIVLDTDCVAHNAAFILAKIKQDPGSTLLFRQLVIDGNRRYLKALNQHYPLTEMQADDTTCGVVRFMLMEF
- a CDS encoding 6-phosphofructokinase — its product is MSKKNVFYAQSGGVTAVINSTACGVIETARQYKNKIGKVYAGCNGIIGALTEDLIDTSKESSKAIAGLRYTPGGAFGSCRYKLKSLEENHAQYARLIEVFKAHDIGYFFYNGGGDSQDTAHKIYLLSQKLDYPLICIGIPKTVDNDLPITDNCPGFGSVAKYVAISTLEAGLDVASMCATSTKVFIMEVMGRHTGWIAAASGLAMQKKGDAPHIILFPEISFDETLFLQQVDKTVKKFGYCVIVLAEGIRDSKLQFLAEAGTIDAFGHKQLGGAAPVIAQLVKAKLGYKYHWALPDYLQRSARHIAAEVDVKQAYALGKAAVEFALKGKNAVMPTIVRAASKRYQWTIGEAKLAAVANQEKKLPRSYISKDGFHITQRCRDYLLPLIQGESYPLYQKGLPNYISLKKIKVKKKLGNFVVELK
- the mpl gene encoding UDP-N-acetylmuramate:L-alanyl-gamma-D-glutamyl-meso-diaminopimelate ligase, with the protein product MRLHILGICGTFMAGIALIAKQKNLDVSGSDANIYPPMSIHLAEHKIPVFEGYNEKNLLPHPDLVIMGNAMTRGNPCVEYVLNRNIPYISGPQWLAENVLSKYHVLAVSGTHGKTTVSSLLSWILEYAGLNPGFLIGGISKNFGSSARLGKEDFFVIEADEYDTAFFDKRSKFIHYHPKTLILNNLEFDHADIFPNLDAVKTQFSYLLRTVPSQGLIICPKTDRNLQSVISRGCWTPIEYTGNEENKNITWRTELLKADASQFTVYHKNKKQGEVDWLLIGDHNAANAVIAIAAAHHIGVNPKNAIAALNQFQGVKRRLEIYKQVNGITLYDDFAHHPTAIAATLAGLRKKIGNKRILVILESGTHTMRSGIHRETLGPSLQNANKVWLMRPKQDWGIERLIETTSIPIVICDSVADIVQKVVKEAQTSDHIVIMSNSAFDKLHEKLAQALDT
- the ribD gene encoding bifunctional diaminohydroxyphosphoribosylaminopyrimidine deaminase/5-amino-6-(5-phosphoribosylamino)uracil reductase RibD, yielding MNNSATHYLKSALALAEIRQGFCAPNPCVGAVLVKNAQVIATGYHQKSGLAHAEVDAISKVDPSLIQGATLYVTLQPCCHTAKKTPPCTDLIKKSGIVKVIYAFRDPNPAVNSHTDKILQQSGIECIQHPLPAIDNFYASYSYWWKHKRPFTTAKLAMSLDGKIAGKNGKRIRLTGNEAQQFTHQQRKQSDAILTTAKTICLDNPLLNCRLDDGTYKKPLYILDTHLSIPISAKIFNSVESITIFHDADLSNRQKLQQHDIRFIPIKSDKKGLDLLAILKQIGQDGKINLWIEAGGVSFQAFIKSGLLQRAFIYVAPVWLGESAQLAFTSPNPLKGAMPINTTHLGRDTCFEFKWREQ
- the ribA gene encoding GTP cyclohydrolase II, which gives rise to MIKTSTFPNIDRALEDLRLGKMIVLFDHENRENEGDLVLAADRVTPEAINFMAQYGRGLICLALAEEDIKRLQIPMMVEHSTNPFNTAFTASIEAAAGVTTGISAADRARTIQVAINPESGPRDIVMPGHIFPLRARKGGILERMGQTEGSTDLTRLAGLKSAAVICEIMNPDGSMARFPDLEKFAKQHQLALLSIRDLIQYRLQTETLVKEIASIGLPTEDYGDLTVKLFESCLDKHHHLALIKEKPAASNQPTLVRIHSECFTGDLFGSARCDCGWQLHESLAQISQQGGILLYLRQEGRGIGLLNKLKAYALQDQGLDTVEANQKLGFGSDDRNYWIGAQMLQNLKILQVKLLTNNPQKIIDLEQYGIEVVERIPLIAQPNSTNHTYLKTKQTKLGHLLNL
- the ribH gene encoding 6,7-dimethyl-8-ribityllumazine synthase, whose protein sequence is MQKIKEIIAKPLHFNQPTDEFNIAIVVSRFNQSITEELLNGALQRLKELNFPEQCITIVRVPGAIEIGLAAQQIAISDENCLAIICLGAVIRGETDHYDYVCQQVSYACQKVALQESIPVIFGVLTTDSEEQALARIDGKRCHKGRDAIDTAMEMISVLEQIEAE